One genomic window of Clostridioides sp. ES-S-0054-01 includes the following:
- the ispG gene encoding flavodoxin-dependent (E)-4-hydroxy-3-methylbut-2-enyl-diphosphate synthase — MSYERRKTREVSVGNVKIGGENPISIQSMTNTDTRDTDATIAQIKRLEEAGCDIVRIAVPDIKAAKNIRKIKSSINIPIIADIHFDYKLALEAIEQGVDGIRINPGNIGSIEKVKMVVEKCKERNLKIRIGVNGGSLEKELLKKYGSATAEALVESAMGHIKILEDLDFHNIVISLKSSDIYKTVDAYELISKKVDYPLHVGITESGSIYKGTIKSSIGVGALLLKGIGDTVRISLTGDPVEEVFVGKQILRSLGLLNDKIKVISCPTCGRCNIDLISVVNEVEEKIGSMEKDITVAIMGCAVNGPGEAREADIGIAGGKGEGLLFKKGEIVRMIDGDKLVDELLEEIEKL; from the coding sequence ATGAGTTACGAGAGAAGAAAGACTAGAGAAGTAAGTGTGGGCAATGTAAAAATAGGAGGAGAAAATCCTATAAGTATACAATCTATGACAAACACTGATACAAGAGATACAGATGCCACAATAGCTCAAATAAAGAGACTAGAGGAAGCTGGTTGTGATATAGTTAGAATTGCTGTTCCTGATATTAAAGCTGCTAAAAATATAAGAAAGATAAAGTCTAGTATAAATATACCAATTATTGCCGATATACATTTTGACTATAAGTTAGCTCTTGAAGCTATAGAACAAGGTGTGGATGGTATTAGGATAAATCCTGGTAATATCGGAAGTATAGAAAAAGTTAAGATGGTAGTTGAGAAATGTAAGGAAAGAAATTTAAAAATTAGAATTGGAGTTAATGGTGGTTCTTTAGAAAAAGAACTCTTAAAAAAGTATGGCTCTGCAACTGCTGAAGCATTAGTTGAAAGTGCAATGGGACATATTAAGATTCTTGAAGATTTAGATTTTCATAATATAGTTATATCTCTAAAATCATCTGATATTTATAAAACTGTTGATGCATATGAATTAATATCAAAAAAAGTTGATTATCCTCTTCATGTTGGGATTACGGAATCTGGAAGTATCTATAAAGGGACAATAAAGTCTTCTATAGGAGTAGGGGCACTTCTTCTTAAAGGAATTGGAGATACTGTTAGAATATCTTTAACAGGTGACCCTGTTGAAGAGGTTTTTGTTGGCAAACAGATTTTAAGAAGTTTGGGACTTTTGAATGATAAAATTAAGGTTATATCATGCCCTACATGCGGTAGATGTAATATAGATTTAATTAGTGTTGTAAATGAGGTTGAAGAAAAGATTGGTAGTATGGAAAAAGATATCACTGTTGCAATTATGGGCTGTGCTGTAAACGGACCTGGTGAGGCTAGAGAAGCAGACATAGGTATTGCTGGTGGTAAAGGTGAAGGTCTTTTATTTAAAAAAGGTGAAATAGTAAGAATGATTGATGGTGACAAATTAGTTGATGAGTTGCTAGAAGAGATTGAAAAGTTATAG